In Drosophila miranda strain MSH22 chromosome XR, D.miranda_PacBio2.1, whole genome shotgun sequence, the genomic window aaatgcaatagaagcaagtattaagaatacaccagttaaatagaaaattgattcatcaatcgtatacaGTTATgatggcatggctaaatgttctatatagctagtaatattccacggaatatcaaaaacgagtaatatgtaaaatagaacttgaattcgtcagtatatttggtaaatgagacggtatctttcggtatatttctgagggtcgaacggtatattttatcgataagtccgcggtcacactgctaGCGTACCTTTTTAACTCTTGGCGcattatttttgtttattgtttgttttatttattgcaATAATTGAGTACATCCAATAGAAAGTTAAGCCATCAGTTATCCATGAATGGTTTTAACGATGGCGACTTCAAGGATTTGCGGTCCAAACTGGATGTTATGGGCTTCAACCAGACGCTGCCCGTTCTGGCCATTCCATTGGTGCAAGCAATTTTCGGTGACCTGGTCAAGACGACGGAATGTCTTAGGGACACAAAGAAGCAAGTTGCCAATCTGCTAGAGGTACTCAAATATGAATATGTTCCCAGTAGATAGTAGCTAATCCTACTAAGATTACTATTAAGGAAATGGGTCAAGCGGTTGCTAAGCTACGATTTGTTGTGTCTTTAAAGGAGAAAACCTGTTGGGAGCTGGGCGCTGAACCCTACAAGTGCGACAATTCCCGCCTGCTAGCTGAATGCAATGAGCTCCACTTGCAGTTTCTTAGGGATCGCGAGGACTACGAGCTGCGCTTGTGTGGTATGTGATCTTGAACCTTATCTTgggaaaactttttaaaatGTTTATCGACAGAGGCCGAACGACGGATGAGGAGTCTGGAGACGGACAAGGAACACTTGCAAAGCCATAACGTGGGGTTACAGAACCAGTTAGATGCCTTGCTAAACAAGCAACTGGCTGGCACGTCTTCGACGGCTGGCAAACGAACGCATGTGTCGTCCACCCGCCAGAGTATGTTTGAATTTTCGTCCACTGCTAGATGCTGTATAATGCTGGAGATTCTTTTCAGCTAAGAAACCTTTCATAACCACAGTACGCGCTGGAAACATTCTGCCCTGCGTTCTTGGCACTGCACTCAAATGTACGAAATGCAATGCAGGAGTATTTCAGAAGACCACGACAACCACCCAGGATGGGGTGACAGTCACACAGACCAGCGGCCAGGAGGAGCTCGACAAGCTGCAAAATGATCTAGCCACATCCAGCGAACAACTGGAGTTCTACAAGCGGAAAGTTGAGTCGCGCAATCGGGAGATTCGTCGACTGAATGATATGCTATCTGGGGGACGGCCGCCCGCTGCTTTGGCCAAAGACTGTTGCTACAGGGAAGTGGGTGCCTTATCGGAGGACATTGACCTGCTGCAGCGCGAGAAGACTGAACTGATGATACAGGTGCGCGAGTACCAAGACAAAATGCACGATGCCATGCAGAGAGCCCTAAGCTCAGACGAGGACAAGCGGCAGCTTCAAATGAACCTAGATGAGCTCAAGCAGGCAGCCCTACAGGTCGAAGAGCAGGCCAATTTGGAAATCGATGCCCGGGAACTGGAGGTGAAGCATCTCCAGGTCGAGCtgaagcagctgcagcagcgaAACGAACAAAGGTTGAAAGATGTGCGTCTGACAGGAGGAGCATCTCCTATTGCTATTCCCTGTGACAAGCGTAATCTGAACGAACGTCTTAATCTGCTAACCCGTCGCGAGGAGGAATTAAATACCATCATTGATAAGCAGAAGAAAAAGCTAGGAAAAATGCATGCCAAGATAATGGAGCTGCAAAAGGAGGCGAAGGACCATAACCAAAACAACTCCGTCACCCTCAACGAAGAGAAGATACGGCTGACGTCCGAGCGGGACTTCTTCCAGAAGGAATATCTCCGGATAATGGCCAGATCCGGCTCAGAGTCAGAGGTAGCCTTCCTGCGTGCTCAATTGAAGTCCAAGGACGAAGAGCTGCGGACACTGCGGGACGAGCTTTACTCCAACAAACTTCAATACTCGCCCCAGAAGAACACCCACTACGAGACCGTGCCGCCGGCCTCCGCCAGTAGCTCTGGGAACAACAGCAATCGAAGCGACTGCGTACAGGCTGCCATCGGGCGGGTCGAAAGGGAGCGCGATTGTGCCAGGTCGGAGCTGGAGCGAGTGCGCTGCGAGCGGGAAATGATTAGGGAGAAGCAGCTGTGCTCTGTTCAATTGCATGCCGAGGAGCTGCTGGTCCTGCGGCAGCGCAACGAGGATCTCAATGATCGCTTGCGGCAGCTGGAACGCGACAACAGGGAACTGAACTCAGCTCGGCTTCCAGCGGAAACGAATATAGCCCTGCTCAAGGAGGACATAGCCCAGCTGAGGCATCGCGTGGCCTCGCTTCAAGCCGAAAGCGAGCAGCTAAAGACCGAGAACGGTCAGATAACGTAAGTTGAGTCGACTATTAATCCAATTGAGTAAATTTCGTAATGCATCAACCTTCTGGCAGCATGCTCAATGAACAGAATGAGCGAATTATAGCCGACTTCCAAGGTAAACTTATGATATCCGAGCGTCAGCGACAGTCGGCAGATGTCCGGGCCAGCACACTGGACTCCAGTCGCGAATCCAACCGGAATGAGGTCACCCAACTGCGCGCCGAGATCGGAGCCCTGCGCCAGACCTACATTAGCCTGGAGAATGAAAAGGACACTCTTCTGGTAAAAGGCCAGAGCTCTGCTCCCCTTTCATTCTATTTACTTTTTGTCGATCTTCTTTAATGCTTCTCGTCAACATTAGCATCAGTTGGATGGCAAAACCGAGCGAGCATATAAATTGGAATACGAGCTCAAGGACTGCAA contains:
- the LOC108151692 gene encoding centrosomal protein of 135 kDa isoform X3 is translated as MNGFNDGDFKDLRSKLDVMGFNQTLPVLAIPLVQAIFGDLVKTTECLRDTKKQVANLLEEKTCWELGAEPYKCDNSRLLAECNELHLQFLRDREDYELRLCEAERRMRSLETDKEHLQSHNVGLQNQLDALLNKQLAGTSSTAGKRTHVSSTRQTKKPFITTVRAGNILPCVLGTALKCTKCNAGVFQKTTTTTQDGVTVTQTSGQEELDKLQNDLATSSEQLEFYKRKVESRNREIRRLNDMLSGGRPPAALAKDCCYREVGALSEDIDLLQREKTELMIQVREYQDKMHDAMQRALSSDEDKRQLQMNLDELKQAALQVEEQANLEIDARELEVKHLQVELKQLQQRNEQRLKDVRLTGGASPIAIPCDKRNLNERLNLLTRREEELNTIIDKQKKKLGKMHAKIMELQKEAKDHNQNNSVTLNEEKIRLTSERDFFQKEYLRIMARSGSESEVAFLRAQLKSKDEELRTLRDELYSNKLQYSPQKNTHYETVPPASASSSGNNSNRSDCVQAAIGRVERERDCARSELERVRCEREMIREKQLCSVQLHAEELLVLRQRNEDLNDRLRQLERDNRELNSARLPAETNIALLKEDIAQLRHRVASLQAESEQLKTENGQITMLNEQNERIIADFQGKLMISERQRQSADVRASTLDSSRESNRNEVTQLRAEIGALRQTYISLENEKDTLLHQLDGKTERAYKLEYELKDCKEKRNCLEQSVKELEEQLRKLTNQIRQHDSELNETSTESKTLRQQIVALKASRDEAIAENGRLIDKLTDAQVEARTLQKKLRESELKVANMKEQLHNYVQEVKKAEDLLMQKVCSNFKEKERDELLDNFHSLTTEQVALEGNNYSLECEAAESKRQICELECEVRNLKDHLQCCQCKLKEMEVQLTAARAKARCLKQELENARDDLRIQKVDLDARRELCDKLDVEKEKLNAELNEVNETRKKLDMQCKQLRDELQQTAAVNQVATATTDELLEHLHQDQQRQNDDGIRTNNEMERLRHLYQQTMEKLQEERIRCTQQKLLATKYEEQARELRKNLEQDRFCRARTREVSPRVPSETL
- the LOC108151692 gene encoding centrosomal protein of 135 kDa isoform X4 — translated: MNGFNDGDFKDLRSKLDVMGFNQTLPVLAIPLVQAIFGDLVKTTECLRDTKKQVANLLEEKTCWELGAEPYKCDNSRLLAECNELHLQFLRDREDYELRLCEAERRMRSLETDKEHLQSHNVGLQNQLDALLNKQLAGTSSTAGKRTHVSSTRQTKKPFITTVRAGNILPCVLGTALKCTKCNAGVFQKTTTTTQDGVTVTQTSGQEELDKLQNDLATSSEQLEFYKRKVESRNREIRRLNDMLSGGRPPAALAKDCCYREVGALSEDIDLLQREKTELMIQVREYQDKMHDAMQRALSSDEDKRQLQMNLDELKQAALQVEEQANLEIDARELEVKHLQVELKQLQQRNEQRLKDVRLTGGASPIAIPCDKRNLNERLNLLTRREEELNTIIDKQKKKLGKMHAKIMELQKEAKDHNQNNSVTLNEEKIRLTSERDFFQKEYLRIMARSGSESEVAFLRAQLKSKDEELRTLRDELYSNKLQYSPQKNTHYETVPPASASSSGNNSNRSDCVQAAIGRVERERDCARSELERVRCEREMIREKQLCSVQLHAEELLVLRQRNEDLNDRLRQLERDNRELNSARLPAETNIALLKEDIAQLRHRVASLQAESEQLKTENGQITMLNEQNERIIADFQGKLMISERQRQSADVRASTLDSSRESNRNEVTQLRAEIGALRQTYISLENEKDTLLHQLDGKTERAYKLEYELKDCKEKRNCLEQSVKELEEQLRKLTNQIRQHDSELNETSTESKTLRQQIVALKASRDEAIAENGRLIDKLTDAQVEARTLQKKLRESELKVANMKEQLHNYVQEVKKAEDLLMQKEKERDELLDNFHSLTTEQVALEGNNYSLECEAAESKRQICELECEVRNLKDHLQCCQCKLKEMEVQLTAARAKARCLKQELENARDDLRIQKVDLDARRELCDKLDVEKEKLNAELNEVNETRKKLDMQCKQLRDELQQTAAVNQVATATTDELLEHLHQDQQRQNDDGIRTNNEMERLRHLYQQTMEKLQEERIRCTQQKLLATKYEEQARELRKNLEQDRFCRARTREVSPRVPSETL
- the LOC108151692 gene encoding centrosomal protein of 135 kDa isoform X1, translated to MNGFNDGDFKDLRSKLDVMGFNQTLPVLAIPLVQAIFGDLVKTTECLRDTKKQVANLLEEMGQAVAKLRFVVSLKEKTCWELGAEPYKCDNSRLLAECNELHLQFLRDREDYELRLCEAERRMRSLETDKEHLQSHNVGLQNQLDALLNKQLAGTSSTAGKRTHVSSTRQTKKPFITTVRAGNILPCVLGTALKCTKCNAGVFQKTTTTTQDGVTVTQTSGQEELDKLQNDLATSSEQLEFYKRKVESRNREIRRLNDMLSGGRPPAALAKDCCYREVGALSEDIDLLQREKTELMIQVREYQDKMHDAMQRALSSDEDKRQLQMNLDELKQAALQVEEQANLEIDARELEVKHLQVELKQLQQRNEQRLKDVRLTGGASPIAIPCDKRNLNERLNLLTRREEELNTIIDKQKKKLGKMHAKIMELQKEAKDHNQNNSVTLNEEKIRLTSERDFFQKEYLRIMARSGSESEVAFLRAQLKSKDEELRTLRDELYSNKLQYSPQKNTHYETVPPASASSSGNNSNRSDCVQAAIGRVERERDCARSELERVRCEREMIREKQLCSVQLHAEELLVLRQRNEDLNDRLRQLERDNRELNSARLPAETNIALLKEDIAQLRHRVASLQAESEQLKTENGQITMLNEQNERIIADFQGKLMISERQRQSADVRASTLDSSRESNRNEVTQLRAEIGALRQTYISLENEKDTLLHQLDGKTERAYKLEYELKDCKEKRNCLEQSVKELEEQLRKLTNQIRQHDSELNETSTESKTLRQQIVALKASRDEAIAENGRLIDKLTDAQVEARTLQKKLRESELKVANMKEQLHNYVQEVKKAEDLLMQKVCSNFKEKERDELLDNFHSLTTEQVALEGNNYSLECEAAESKRQICELECEVRNLKDHLQCCQCKLKEMEVQLTAARAKARCLKQELENARDDLRIQKVDLDARRELCDKLDVEKEKLNAELNEVNETRKKLDMQCKQLRDELQQTAAVNQVATATTDELLEHLHQDQQRQNDDGIRTNNEMERLRHLYQQTMEKLQEERIRCTQQKLLATKYEEQARELRKNLEQDRFCRARTREVSPRVPSETL
- the LOC108151692 gene encoding centrosomal protein of 135 kDa isoform X5, with product MNGFNDGDFKDLRSKLDVMGFNQTLPVLAIPLVQAIFGDLVKTTECLRDTKKQVANLLEEMGQAVAKLRFVVSLKEKTCWELGAEPYKCDNSRLLAECNELHLQFLRDREDYELRLCEAERRMRSLETDKEHLQSHNVGLQNQLDALLNKQLAGTSSTAGKRTHVSSTRQTKKPFITTVRAGNILPCVLGTALKCTKCNAGVFQKTTTTTQDGVTVTQTSGQEELDKLQNDLATSSEQLEFYKRKVESRNREIRRLNDMLSGGRPPAALAKDCCYREVGALSEDIDLLQREKTELMIQVREYQDKMHDAMQRALSSDEDKRQLQMNLDELKQAALQVEEQANLEIDARELEVKHLQVELKQLQQRNEQRLKDVRLTGGASPIAIPCDKRNLNERLNLLTRREEELNTIIDKQKKKLGKMHAKIMELQKEAKDHNQNNSVTLNEEKIRLTSERDFFQKEYLRIMARSGSESEVAFLRAQLKSKDEELRTLRDELYSNKLQYSPQKNTHYETVPPASASSSGNNSNRSDCVQAAIGRVERERDCARSELERVRCEREMIREKQLCSVQLHAEELLVLRQRNEDLNDRLRQLERDNRELNSARLPAETNIALLKEDIAQLRHRVASLQAESEQLKTENGQITMLNEQNERIIADFQGKLMISERQRQSADVRASTLDSSRESNRNEVTQLRAEIGALRQTYISLENEKDTLLHQLDGKTERAYKLEYELKDCKEKRNCLEQSVKELEEQLRKLTNQIRQHDSELNETSTESKTLRQQIVALKASRDEAIAENGRLIDKLTDAQVEARTLQKKLRESELKVANMKEQLHNYVQEVKKAEDLLMQKVCSNFKEKERDELLDNFHSLTTEQVALEGNNYSLECEAAESKRQICELECEVRNLKDHLQCCQCKLKEMEVQLTAARAKARCLKQELENARDDLRIQKVDLDARRELCDKLDVEKEKLNAELNEVNETRKKLDMQCKQLRDELQQTAAVNQVATATTDELLEHLHQDQQRQNDDGIRTNNEMERLRHLYQQTMGDPYVYFGMLTRTKESTVWLRL
- the LOC108151692 gene encoding centrosomal protein of 135 kDa isoform X2, translating into MNGFNDGDFKDLRSKLDVMGFNQTLPVLAIPLVQAIFGDLVKTTECLRDTKKQVANLLEEMGQAVAKLRFVVSLKEKTCWELGAEPYKCDNSRLLAECNELHLQFLRDREDYELRLCEAERRMRSLETDKEHLQSHNVGLQNQLDALLNKQLAGTSSTAGKRTHVSSTRQTKKPFITTVRAGNILPCVLGTALKCTKCNAGVFQKTTTTTQDGVTVTQTSGQEELDKLQNDLATSSEQLEFYKRKVESRNREIRRLNDMLSGGRPPAALAKDCCYREVGALSEDIDLLQREKTELMIQVREYQDKMHDAMQRALSSDEDKRQLQMNLDELKQAALQVEEQANLEIDARELEVKHLQVELKQLQQRNEQRLKDVRLTGGASPIAIPCDKRNLNERLNLLTRREEELNTIIDKQKKKLGKMHAKIMELQKEAKDHNQNNSVTLNEEKIRLTSERDFFQKEYLRIMARSGSESEVAFLRAQLKSKDEELRTLRDELYSNKLQYSPQKNTHYETVPPASASSSGNNSNRSDCVQAAIGRVERERDCARSELERVRCEREMIREKQLCSVQLHAEELLVLRQRNEDLNDRLRQLERDNRELNSARLPAETNIALLKEDIAQLRHRVASLQAESEQLKTENGQITMLNEQNERIIADFQGKLMISERQRQSADVRASTLDSSRESNRNEVTQLRAEIGALRQTYISLENEKDTLLHQLDGKTERAYKLEYELKDCKEKRNCLEQSVKELEEQLRKLTNQIRQHDSELNETSTESKTLRQQIVALKASRDEAIAENGRLIDKLTDAQVEARTLQKKLRESELKVANMKEQLHNYVQEVKKAEDLLMQKEKERDELLDNFHSLTTEQVALEGNNYSLECEAAESKRQICELECEVRNLKDHLQCCQCKLKEMEVQLTAARAKARCLKQELENARDDLRIQKVDLDARRELCDKLDVEKEKLNAELNEVNETRKKLDMQCKQLRDELQQTAAVNQVATATTDELLEHLHQDQQRQNDDGIRTNNEMERLRHLYQQTMEKLQEERIRCTQQKLLATKYEEQARELRKNLEQDRFCRARTREVSPRVPSETL